Proteins co-encoded in one Garra rufa chromosome 7, GarRuf1.0, whole genome shotgun sequence genomic window:
- the LOC141337809 gene encoding uncharacterized protein has translation MYQNLHLFLGSLKKMKLLFISLLLFWRLLDHGASGVDIDGVLLMEGDYVTLHTGVKTNQQDKIQWYFNDIRIAQITGDLSKICTDVQCNEDTERFRGRLKLDHQTGSLTIMNSSTTDSGVYKLLIRSSNIDSENSFSVIVLGFPAAERDKMKIKSVKEGESVTLDADVVNIPNDLTMWYLNDTCIILLTGNRSEICTDDHCVGKFRDRLKLNQTGSLTITNTRNTDSGLYKLQISSSRFSIVKTFSVTVTALTDSTVAAVAATFVFAVLLVAAAGGIYCHCNEKRTRDYNPDLEHNGERSGLLQMDKNTSDNQAGNLWEGNITKTSTDQTGIMKGDDDKETSTDQTGIMKGDDAKETSTDQTGSMKGDDAKETSTDQTGSMKGDDAKEMSTDQGGTTKRDDANWTSDDEARSLHINDSKGISTDQSGGIQGNHTKETSADESGSTQRGDAKEDDGQISSAATAVRVKEDGGQISSAATAVSLKEDGGQISSAAAAVSVKEDGGQISPAATAVSVQESAAAVVSAKEDGGQISSAAAAVSVKEDGGQISPADTAVSVQESAAAVVSAKEDGSQISSAAVAVSAKQDGGQISSAAAAVSTKADGGQISSTAAAVNAHEHGSQIASAAAVVSAQEHGGQIASPALLN, from the exons GTGCATCTGGTGTTGATATAGATGGAGTGTTATTGATGGAGGGGGATTATGTCACTCTACACACTGGTGTTAAAACAAACCAACAAGACAAAATTCAATGGTATTTCAATGACATTCGCATTGCTCAAATCACTGGAGATCTCAGCAAGATCTGTACAGATGTTCAGTGTAATGAAGATACGGAGAGATTCAGAGGAAGACTGAAGCTGGAtcatcagactggatctctgaccatcatgaACTCCAGCACCACAGACTCTGGAGTTTATAAACTATTGATAAGAAGCAGCAACATCGACAGTGAAAACAGCTTCAGTGTTATTGTACTTG GTTTTCCTGCTGCTGAACGAGATAAAATGAAGATAAAGTCGGTAAAAGAGGGAGAATCTGTCACTTTAGATGCGGATGTTGTAAATATCCCAAATGATTTAACGATGTGGTATTTAAATGACACTTGCATCATTCTACTCACTGGAAATCGGAGTGAGATCTGTACAGATGATCATTGTGTTGGGaaattcagagacagactgaagctgaatcagactggatctctgacaATCACCAACACCAGAAACACAGACTCCGGACTCTATAAACTACAAATCAGCAGCAGCAGATTCAGCATCGTCAAGACATTTAGTGTTACTGTCACTG CTCTTACAGATTCAACTGTTGCCGCTGTTGCTGCTActtttgtttttgctgttctGCTGGTTGCGGCTGCTGGTGGGATTTACTGTCACTGCAATG aaaaaaggACACGGGACTATAATCCTGACCTG gagCATAATGGAGAAAGATCAGGCCTTCTGCAGATGGATAAAAATACATCTGACAATCAAGCTGGGAACTTGTGGGAGGGTAACATTACTAAGACATCCACTGATCAGACTGGGATCATGAAGGGGGATGATGATAAAGAGACATCCACTGATCAGACTGGGATCATGAAGGGGGATGATGCTAAAGAGACGTCCACTGATCAGACTGGGAGCATGAAAGGGGATGATGCTAAGGAGACGTCCACTGATCAGACTGGGAGCATGAAGGGAGATGATGCTAAAGAGATGTCCACTGATCAGGGTGGGACTACGAAGAGGGATGATGCTAACTGGACATCTGATGATGAGGCTAGAAGTCTGCATATTAATGACAGTAAAGGAATCTCCACTGATCAATCTGGAGGCATTCAGGGGAATCACACGAAAGAGACATCCGCTGATGAGTCTGGGAGCACGCAGAGGGGTGATGCGAAGGAGGATGATGGTCAAATATCATCCGCTGCTACGGCTGTGAGAGTGAAGGAGGATGGTGGTCAAATATCATCCGCAGCTACGGCTGTGAGCTTGAAGGAGGATGGCGGTCAAATATCATCCGCTGCTGCGGCTGTGAGCGTGAAGGAGGATGGCGGTCAAATATCACCCGCTGCTACGGCTGTGAGCGTGCAGGAGTCCGCTGCTGCGGTTGTGAGCGCAAAGGAGGATGGCGGTCAAATATCATCCGCTGCTGCGGCTGTGAGCGTGAAGGAGGATGGCGGTCAAATATCACCCGCTGATACGGCTGTGAGCGTGCAGGAGTCCGCTGCTGCGGTTGTGAGCGCAAAGGAGGATGGCAGTCAAATATCATCCGCTGCTGTGGCTGTGAGCGCGAAGCAGGATGGCGGTCAAATATCATCCGCTGCTGCGGCTGTGAGCACAAAGGCGGATGGTGGTCAAATATCATCCACTGCTGCGGCTGTGAACGCGCATGAGCATGGCAGTCAAATAGCATCCGCTGCTGCAGTTGTGAGCGCGCAGGAGCATGGCGGTCAAATAGCATCTCCTGCTCTGTTAAATTAG